The following DNA comes from Rhipicephalus microplus isolate Deutch F79 chromosome 6, USDA_Rmic, whole genome shotgun sequence.
CGGTGGtcacttgtctggctgtaccGCACGATGGATGGAGCCAGGTGCACCGTAAAGGCCGCACCTCTGTCAGTAATGAGAACCTCTGGGCCTCTGGGACGCAGGACAATGCTTTCCACGAAAAATTTGGCTACCTCAGTGGCAATGCCTTTCGGAAGGGCCCTTGTCTCGGATTTGCGCGTGAGGTAGTCGGCAGCCacgacgatccatttgttccCGGAGTTTGACGTCGAGAATGGCCCCAATATTTCCATCTTGATTGCTGGAATGGCCGGTGAGGTGGCTTGATGAGCTGGAGAAGTCAGGCTGGCCTAGTCGCCGGTGTATTTTGTCATTTGCATTCccggcatgtcttcacataacCAGTGACGTCGGTAAAAAAGCGTGGCCAGTATTACTTCTCCTGTATTCTGGCGAGCGTATGGGAAACACCAAATGTCCAGACTTCGGGTCGTCATGTAGAGCAGCAAGAACGTCTGGACGTTACGCTGAATGTAATACGACGAGGTAGTTGTCCCAAAGTGGCGAGGAGGTTTCCTTCGGGAGAACGCCATTTCGCAAGAAAACTGACTTAACTCCTCGTTTAAATACATTTGGAACAACGGTGGTCTTGCCCTCGAGGTATTCTTCAAGGCTCCTGAGTTCCGCGTCAGCTCGCTGTCGCTTGGCGAAGTTGTCGGCACTTATGGTTCCTAGGAAGTAGTCATCGTCGGGGTCGTCCTTTGGCCGGTGGTTTGACGGGGACTCAAGACAATCAGttggcgtcagagtgttttcttTCAGACTTGTAAACGAAGGTAATGTCAAATTTTTGAAGTCTCAGGCCCCCCcttgcgaggtgacctgaagagTATTtgaagttagctagccaacacaaggtgtGGTGGTCACTAACAACTTTGAAAGGCTTGCCATAAAGGTAGGGCTGGAAATTCGATGTAGCCCAGATGGTCACAAGGCACTCCTTTCCTGTTGGAGAATAGTTGGCCTCCGCCTTTGATAAAGACCGGCTAGCGTAGCTGATGACTCTTTTCAGTGCGTtagccttctgcacaagaacggtgccggGACCTACATTGCCTGggtcggtgtgtatttctgtctcagcgaaATCGTCGAAATGTGCACGTAGCGGAGGCGTCTGCAGCCGTCGTTTCAGTTCCTGAATTGCTTCCTCTTGCAgagtttcccacttaaactccacttCAGTCCTAGTAAGGCTAGTGAGTGCCTCTGCAATGTGGGTGAAGTTTTTGATGAACCGCCTGTATTAGGCGCATAGGCCTAGAAATTGACGCACGACCTTCTTGTCAGTTGGCGGCTGGAAGCTGGCAATAGAAGATGTTGGGGCGAATACCAGACTTGCTGATGACGTaacccaggaacaagagctcctcgtatgcAGAGCACCACTTTTCTACCTTCAGGTTGAGTCCGCAGTTCTTGATAGCTtgcagtacagcttcaaggcgccgaaggtgTTTGTCGAAGTTGCAGGAAAACACCACGACATCGTCCAGGCACATAAGGCCAGTCTGCCACTTTAGCCGGTCAGTACTGAATTCATAACACGTCGGAAAGTCgcaggtgccgagcaaagaccaaaaaGCATGGCCTTGAACTCGAATAGGCGATCCGGTACTATGAAGGCACTTTtctcgatctctctcgtcgacttcaatctgccaatagccggtcTTGAGGTTCATCAAAGCAAAGTACCTCGCACTCGGAAGTCAATCCTGGATGTCGTCTATGCGGGggaaaggataaacgtccttcttcgtgatgttgttcaggcggtgatagtcgacgcagaagcgtagggtgccgtccttcttcttgactaatacaacaggtgacgcccatggatgAACTCATTGAAGGCTGGATAATGTAGTCGCGTAGCATTTCATCGACCTGCTTCTTTATGGCGTCGCGTTCACGCGTCGATATTCTGTACGGGCTCTGACGGTGTGGCCTGGCATTCTTTTCTGCTAGGATCCGATGTTTAGCGCCCGGAGTCTGTCGAACTTTCGAcgaagatgaaaaacactccttGTATTGTCGAAGGAGATCTATGAGCTGTTTTTGCTTATGCGTCGGAAGGCTTGCGTTAACGTCGAAAGCTAGTTGACAAGATTGGTTCGTAGTATGAGCTTCGGTAGAGTCGGCGAGGGCGAAAACGTTGCTGGCTTCCATTATGTCTTCGATGTAGGCAACCGTGGTTTCattgctcacgtgcttgtattcgttgctgaagtttggaTGCATTACTATAGCTTTCCCTCCTCGCAGTTCGGCTATTTCTCTGGCAACAAAAATTTCGTGGTTGATCAACAGGTACTTGGTGCCTTTAACGACGTCTTGCATGTTTGTTGCTATTCGTGTGCCGACGAAAATGCTGACGTTGGAGCGAGAAGGAATGGTGACTTCTTCTTCCAGCACATTAAAGGCGCAGGTCAGCAGTGCTTTTTCTGTTGATAGCGTTATCGACTTTGATCTGAGGTTGAAAACTGCATTGTGAAGGTGCAAATCCATACTAAGAATGATGTCTCTAGATCAATGTCGTAGCACGACAACGCTTGTGGTGTAAATCCGGTTAATAATGAAGACCGGCTATGCAGATTACTGCCGGCGTTTCTAAGTGACTTGCAGCCGTCCGGATCTCATGGCCCTCCCACGCGGACTTCATTTTCTTCAACCTCGTAGAAAACGCTCCGCTGATGACGGAATACTCAGCTCCGCTGTCCACGAGAGCTGTCACATTGtgaccgtcgataagaacgtcgaggtcgctagtacgtcatttttttttgcagttgggCTTAGGCATCGGGTCACGAATACGTCGGCTTCTTTTGATACTTCCGTGTTGCGTCATTGGGTCGCATTTGGTACGTGAATTTCTGATGTCACGGCTAGGCAGGATACTGCCGTGTTCTTAAGGTGTCGTTGCGGCGTCGTCGTCAGCGGTGGAGTATtttcggtagttcgtcgtacagcaaccgccCCTCCATCGGTTACTGCCCTTAGTTTTCTCAAGGATGCAGGCAAGGCAACCGGCCATGGATTGGTTCAGTGTAGGGTCGGCGGTGCGGTGAGTTGTAGCGGCCGGGAGACGGGGAACGGTATGGTCGTCCTTCTTGCCACCGTGTTTCGGTGATGTAATCGGCAATATCGCGAGGCTTTTCACCAAGCTGTGGACGCGGCGCGTTGATGGCGAATCCCCGGAGCCCCATTTCTAggtactggcagcggcggcaGGTGtggcccaacgttactagaataacgTTGGTGTGACCAGTCTCCCCGCAGTTGTGGCatagcgggcggttgtcaggggcGTGCCAAACGTCTTTTTCCTTGATGTGAGGTGCTGGCCGAGAGGAGATTGATAGGACACCGGTGGTTATGGCAGCGGCGGCGTCTGGCGTGGGCGTGGTGGTGTGGGTTCGGAGAGAGGACGTTGCGTCGGGCAGAAGCAGCATAGCTTATCGTTTGCGGCTGAGGCGGCGGTGCTTTGGAAACTCCAAGATACTGCCAAACTTTGCGGACAATGTCGGCAATGGAGTCCACTTGGGCCTGCGATGAAGACAACAGCTTCCGTAGCTGCTCCCGCATGATCTGTTGGATCGTTTGGCATATGTCATCGGAGTCGAGGGTGTGAACAGCTATGCCGTTTTGCATCTATCGGCAATAGTACAGCTAGGTACGCCTTTCTAAAGTCTTCTCAGTGGTCGCAGTCTCCGAGACAAACTCTTGAACTGATTTGGGTGGGTTACGCACCAGCCCAGCGAAGAAATCTTGCTTTACCCCTCGCATGAGCAAACCGATCTTTTTATCTTCGGTCATGTCAGGGTGGGTCAGCCGGAACAGGCGAATCACTTCTTCCTTTGGCATGCCAGAGGTACTGgttcgatacccagcacctccaccagatgtcacagtgTCGTGACGCTGACAAAGGTAGAGAAGACTTGTCCCAATGAAAAGTTTTTATTTATTGACCTAACTTGTGACCACGTAACAGAAATgccagattacagcaagacactcgCATACTGATAACGGcgggcagagcgtcggccgtcgatcaactgacaagcggcgaaacgTGTAAGCAATTACAcatttgccatcgaatgttctagcgttatcgctagcggcgatgtaaaatcccgaataatctgtgaCGTTCCTGAAATCTTATTAAAACGATCTACTGAAGCCTCGAAccttctcgaacatcgtaggcgcggtttgcgttgAACGTAGTGTAGCGGGGTAATAACAAAACTTGGAGAAATGAACGTGGCACTATTAACAATCTGACTAACTATGTTGTTTCGGTGAGATTGCTTTGTTTCGactttctaaagcattatgcGCTTTTTCATATGCCCTAATAGAAGAATATTTGTCAACGTTATATTTCATAAAATGAAAACGCTTGGGTAACCCTTCGTTCTGTGTTAGACGCAGCTGCATATAATAGAACAGCTGATTGCAATCACTGATCTTACTATGGAATGAAAACGAGCCATTGACAAAATCTGAATCTCGCACTTCTCCTGACGGCACTCTAAAATCATTCGAGTGTATGTTGTCAATAAGTACTCTCCCACTTCAATCGGTTAAAGGTGGTAGTTGCATTGATTATGTGAGTGCTGCCTAAATGCAAGCTTCCCATGCAGGTCACAAAAAGAGATCCGCACCGAAGGCCTGTTCGCAGCTCTCAATGACTGCGTGTACCGCAGCATGAACCATTTCGACTACGTCCTCGTGCTCGACTTGGACGAATTTGCCGTTCCTCGGAAGGACGACAGTCTACCTGCAATGGTGACCAGACTGAAACGCGCTGCGCCACGCACCATGAGTTACGTGCTTTTGAACAGCTTCTTTTACCTCTACTGGGAAAACGACACTACTGCCTACGGAGCCCTGCCAGAGACTACCCCTCTAGAGATACCTTATCTGCTTACCCAGTTCAAGACTCGCCGGTCAAGAAAAGTGTTCCGA
Coding sequences within:
- the LOC119167666 gene encoding uncharacterized protein LOC119167666 isoform X2, with the translated sequence MLHHRSQKEIRTEGLFAALNDCVYRSMNHFDYVLVLDLDEFAVPRKDDSLPAMVTRLKRAAPRTMSYVLLNSFFYLYWENDTTAYGALPETTPLEIPYLLTQFKTRRSRKVFRVGSRSKYIVRPVAAVEVGNHVVWRYLGGRHQATQRVSPEDALLHHYRICEFGGFDCVKQPSIVDRSALRFNTSLLERVNSVCAQAFPDVGRCPKAPGLGSPW